The following coding sequences are from one uncultured Bacteroides sp. window:
- a CDS encoding DUF262 domain-containing protein, with translation MNKYNSTYLKDENLLLLLSLNKLIVPEIQREYVWGKPENNNVLERFLSSIKNACETCEKCKQAHKITDINIGFLYSYKPSYVVLENERYLDEFLIDGQQRFTTLFLLLAYLAVKENRIKDFLALVRFDEILEEINFDYKVRNLTHRFLIDLLGSFDKDTKADDIFPIEKQTWFLSDYATDITVRAMLGALDTISRIFSDDFQYFDYILTAVRFWHFKTEVTSQGEELYITMNSRGEKLADNEEQKAQILNLPADKLYKWGQKWETWQDFFWKSRNKEKKHNADKGFNEFVRWIKILESNNNSPTPELVEKYFNVVKYLFKKDGVFKNNFAWLSPETENSQLNLFRLLPVVKFVERFGIDINEREVIRVKHFFKNIARIDNVSKAVNTLLPETIKIINALPDTDISSICQLEKVPVAILSTEEKKKFEIYRANTNNREVIEDIFWKAEEHKIWKGEILPLINWATENDIFNLDKFKQYYQAFNSLFYDELKYPELDITRRALLTRQLKKYPRIFRGNTNYSFCWEYEDWQTLIKDNEEKFGEFLKELFGVNLKHNKLQEMIDKNPEGDYYDEFVKIPELLSFCKQKNIQWDNDTNSWVLIADKKRSGSYANLYVFRLHLELLKQPFWEKEKWTEDFWCKDKTCVFFDFPAKHIAIDIYHYKRIVTDLDTDTTYTHFQLQLFNRNAATDDNRIVVEKVSAKFDLQLKGNRFISEQEPKEKILCLLKKIMVEVENS, from the coding sequence ATGAACAAGTATAATTCCACCTACCTGAAAGACGAAAATTTGCTTTTACTTTTGTCGTTAAATAAATTAATTGTTCCTGAAATTCAGAGAGAGTACGTTTGGGGCAAACCAGAAAATAACAATGTTTTAGAACGTTTTCTTAGCAGTATAAAAAATGCTTGTGAAACTTGTGAGAAATGTAAGCAGGCTCATAAAATCACCGATATTAACATTGGCTTTTTATATTCCTACAAGCCATCTTATGTTGTTTTAGAAAATGAGCGATATTTAGATGAGTTTCTTATTGACGGGCAACAGCGATTTACAACCTTGTTTCTGCTATTGGCATATTTAGCTGTAAAGGAAAATAGAATCAAGGATTTTCTAGCCTTAGTTCGTTTTGATGAAATATTGGAGGAAATAAATTTTGATTATAAAGTCAGAAATCTTACCCACAGGTTTCTGATTGATTTATTAGGTTCTTTTGACAAGGACACAAAAGCAGATGATATTTTTCCTATTGAAAAACAAACATGGTTTCTCTCTGATTATGCTACAGACATAACTGTTCGGGCTATGCTTGGAGCGTTGGATACCATTTCAAGAATATTCAGCGATGATTTTCAATACTTTGATTACATTCTTACAGCTGTTCGTTTTTGGCATTTCAAGACAGAAGTAACCTCTCAGGGTGAGGAGTTATATATCACAATGAATAGCCGTGGTGAAAAACTAGCAGATAACGAGGAACAAAAGGCACAAATATTGAACTTGCCGGCTGATAAATTATATAAATGGGGACAGAAATGGGAAACATGGCAAGATTTCTTTTGGAAAAGCCGAAATAAAGAAAAGAAACACAATGCAGACAAGGGATTTAATGAGTTTGTGCGTTGGATAAAAATTTTAGAAAGCAATAATAATAGCCCAACTCCCGAACTTGTTGAAAAATATTTTAATGTAGTGAAATATCTTTTTAAAAAGGATGGTGTTTTTAAAAATAATTTTGCTTGGCTATCTCCTGAAACAGAAAATTCTCAATTAAATTTATTTAGGTTACTACCAGTTGTGAAATTTGTAGAACGCTTTGGAATAGATATAAATGAGAGAGAAGTCATTCGGGTAAAACATTTTTTTAAAAACATAGCTAGAATTGATAATGTTAGTAAGGCAGTAAATACATTGTTGCCTGAAACTATTAAAATAATAAATGCTCTTCCGGATACAGATATATCTTCTATTTGTCAGTTAGAGAAGGTTCCCGTTGCAATTTTATCCACAGAAGAAAAGAAGAAATTTGAGATTTATCGTGCTAATACAAATAATAGAGAAGTAATAGAAGACATCTTCTGGAAAGCGGAAGAACACAAGATTTGGAAAGGTGAAATTCTACCGTTAATCAATTGGGCAACAGAAAATGACATTTTCAATTTAGACAAATTTAAACAATACTATCAGGCTTTCAATTCATTGTTTTATGACGAGCTCAAATATCCTGAACTTGATATTACTCGTAGAGCTTTGTTGACGCGACAATTAAAGAAATATCCCCGAATTTTTAGAGGTAATACAAATTACAGCTTTTGTTGGGAATACGAGGATTGGCAAACATTAATTAAAGATAATGAGGAAAAGTTTGGTGAATTCCTGAAAGAATTGTTTGGCGTTAACCTTAAGCATAATAAACTACAAGAAATGATTGATAAAAACCCTGAAGGTGATTATTATGATGAATTTGTAAAAATACCCGAATTGTTGAGTTTTTGTAAACAGAAAAATATCCAATGGGATAATGATACTAATAGTTGGGTGCTGATTGCAGATAAAAAAAGAAGTGGATCTTACGCAAATTTATATGTTTTTCGTTTGCATTTAGAATTGTTGAAACAACCATTTTGGGAAAAGGAAAAATGGACAGAGGATTTTTGGTGTAAAGACAAAACTTGTGTCTTTTTTGATTTCCCCGCAAAGCATATTGCGATTGATATTTATCATTACAAGAGAATTGTCACTGATTTGGACACAGACACAACATACACACACTTTCAATTGCAGCTTTTTAATCGTAATGCAGCAACCGATGATAACCGGATAGTTGTTGAGAAAGTTTCTGCCAAATTTGATTTGCAATTAAAAGGTAATAGATTTATTAGTGAGCAGGAACCCAAAGAAAAGATTCTATGCTTATTAAAAAAAATAATGGTAGAAGTAGAAAATTCATAA
- a CDS encoding IS982 family transposase, producing MKHQLYIFVIFSILEVSKLLIRHHSMHKLYAIFAKFLHICKEFSDNLVTEHGNIPHPGVVPRFSNLEVVSLSLTMKSIGLDSENYLFSKLGEYSNELPHLISRREFNDRRKLTANLCKEIHERIVTEIDGEEESFCIDPKPIEVCRIARAKRCKVGKDDYERSPAFGYCASQKLYYYGYKLHAVCGLNGVIHSFDLTKANVHDIHYLQDVKYEYQNCSLFGDKGYIGTEVQLDLFESANIKLEVAYRLNQKSWKPTFISFAKARKRIETLFSQMCDQFMMIRNYAKDVNGIFTRIISKISALTILQYINKMNNRTIRRIKYALI from the coding sequence TTGAAACATCAGTTGTACATATTCGTGATATTTAGTATATTAGAAGTGAGCAAACTTTTAATACGTCATCACTCTATGCACAAATTATATGCAATATTCGCAAAATTTCTCCACATTTGCAAGGAGTTTTCTGATAATCTTGTAACCGAACACGGTAACATACCTCACCCCGGAGTTGTTCCTCGTTTTTCTAATTTAGAAGTAGTTTCTCTTAGCCTTACGATGAAATCTATTGGTTTGGATAGTGAAAACTACTTATTTTCCAAACTAGGAGAATACTCCAATGAGCTGCCACATCTAATTTCAAGAAGAGAATTTAATGATCGCAGGAAACTCACAGCCAATCTCTGTAAAGAGATACACGAAAGAATTGTGACTGAAATTGATGGTGAGGAAGAATCCTTCTGTATAGATCCAAAGCCAATAGAGGTTTGTCGTATTGCCAGAGCTAAACGCTGCAAAGTTGGCAAAGATGACTATGAACGTTCACCTGCATTTGGATATTGCGCTTCACAAAAACTTTATTACTATGGCTACAAACTACACGCAGTCTGTGGATTAAACGGTGTGATACACTCCTTTGATTTGACAAAGGCAAACGTTCATGACATTCATTATCTTCAGGATGTAAAGTATGAATATCAGAATTGTAGCCTGTTTGGTGACAAAGGATATATTGGAACTGAGGTACAATTGGATTTGTTTGAAAGTGCTAACATTAAACTGGAAGTAGCTTACAGACTCAATCAAAAGAGTTGGAAGCCAACATTTATTTCTTTTGCTAAAGCAAGGAAAAGAATTGAAACACTCTTTTCGCAGATGTGTGACCAGTTCATGATGATAAGGAATTATGCCAAAGACGTCAATGGGATTTTTACTAGGATAATCAGTAAGATTAGCGCTCTTACGATTTTGCAATACATCAACAAAATGAACAATAGAACTATTAGAAGGATTAAATATGCGCTAATTTAA
- a CDS encoding DUF262 domain-containing protein: MANSQLIYNIKEVFTDYLKEKYKFYNIPEYQRGYKWTPQQVEQLLDDIDRFHQNGNDDRFYCVQNITLVEKDAHYNVVDGQQRLTTLIILLSHLGETRMVENKIKYSVRPDTDYFIKNFIINPNISTDNWDVFLKNNMDKDYDHQDIFYLFSAHNTIRRWITSNKIDTDSFKDKLLYNVRLIVNKPNIDSEQELFMNLNTGKVSLDGADLVRALLITNVAKEELKNADLEDTKSIVRINERRVRIGLELDEISAWWNQPNVREYFNFLSKISVPTNETIDFNSDIYPIDLLYKLHVAKDGKKQIRLRDFENSEYIELYKKITSLHRTIKDWYQDYEIYHFVKYIVTQTSTTIATIWDDWKNTTSRQGFIEKLKDKSKLIIDAFVDEIDDFNEDWFANEDSRLYKILIMSDIIKIIESQHSENKIPFLPADYFRPKKEDIEHIFPQTPIGTKNKEEQSDFIAYIGLLNDLSDIYNENKNEENKIDISMDCSNSVDMETCKENINRYANKLIHRNSIGNLVLLNEKINRGYGNDFYTKKRIEIIRNPKKEFIRPHTLNPFIKGFLSTPSDLEIWTEKDIKANAKYIKEQLKVFFNIKEVNHEQV, translated from the coding sequence ATGGCAAACTCACAATTAATCTATAATATAAAAGAAGTCTTTACCGATTATTTAAAGGAAAAATATAAATTTTACAATATTCCAGAGTATCAACGCGGCTATAAATGGACACCCCAACAAGTTGAACAACTTTTAGATGACATAGATCGTTTTCACCAGAATGGAAACGACGATCGCTTTTATTGTGTGCAGAATATTACTCTTGTCGAAAAAGATGCACACTACAATGTAGTAGATGGGCAACAAAGATTGACAACACTAATAATCTTACTGTCGCATCTTGGTGAAACAAGAATGGTTGAAAACAAGATTAAGTACTCCGTACGTCCAGATACTGATTATTTTATCAAGAATTTTATAATCAACCCAAATATATCGACTGACAATTGGGATGTTTTTCTGAAAAACAATATGGACAAGGACTATGATCATCAGGATATTTTTTATTTATTTTCAGCTCACAACACTATAAGACGCTGGATTACGAGTAATAAAATTGATACGGATAGTTTTAAAGACAAATTACTATACAATGTGAGACTTATTGTAAATAAGCCCAATATAGATAGTGAACAGGAATTATTTATGAACCTGAATACAGGGAAAGTTTCATTAGATGGTGCTGACTTGGTTCGAGCTTTGTTAATTACCAATGTCGCAAAAGAAGAATTGAAAAATGCTGATTTAGAAGACACAAAAAGTATTGTAAGAATTAACGAAAGGCGAGTACGCATTGGTTTAGAATTGGATGAAATTTCTGCATGGTGGAATCAACCCAATGTACGAGAATACTTTAATTTTCTTAGTAAGATTTCCGTTCCCACTAACGAAACGATTGATTTTAACTCCGATATTTATCCTATTGATTTACTTTACAAATTACATGTAGCAAAAGATGGAAAAAAACAAATTAGGTTGCGGGATTTTGAAAACTCAGAATATATCGAACTATATAAAAAAATAACATCACTGCACAGGACGATTAAAGATTGGTATCAAGATTATGAGATATATCATTTTGTAAAGTATATCGTAACACAGACAAGTACTACAATTGCAACAATATGGGATGATTGGAAAAATACAACATCCCGGCAGGGGTTTATTGAAAAATTGAAAGACAAAAGCAAACTAATAATCGATGCTTTCGTTGATGAAATTGATGATTTCAATGAAGATTGGTTTGCAAATGAAGATTCCAGGTTGTATAAAATATTGATAATGTCGGATATTATTAAGATTATTGAATCTCAGCACTCTGAAAATAAAATACCTTTTTTGCCTGCGGACTATTTCAGACCTAAAAAAGAGGATATTGAACATATTTTTCCTCAAACTCCTATCGGAACAAAAAACAAAGAAGAACAATCGGATTTTATTGCTTATATTGGCTTACTCAATGACTTGAGTGATATATACAACGAAAATAAAAACGAAGAAAATAAAATAGATATTTCGATGGATTGCTCTAACAGTGTTGATATGGAAACTTGCAAAGAAAACATCAATCGTTATGCTAATAAATTGATTCATCGAAACTCTATTGGTAATTTGGTGTTACTAAATGAAAAAATAAACCGTGGTTATGGGAATGATTTCTACACGAAGAAACGTATTGAAATTATTAGAAACCCGAAGAAGGAATTTATCAGGCCACATACACTTAACCCATTTATAAAAGGTTTTTTATCTACCCCGAGCGATCTGGAAATCTGGACAGAGAAGGATATTAAAGCCAATGCGAAATACATAAAGGAACAACTAAAAGTTTTCTTCAACATTAAAGAGGTAAATCATGAACAAGTATAA
- a CDS encoding FecR domain-containing protein yields MINERDEHISQLLYKRIVGIITPEEQGELDLWLKEREAHEQLYKRLLDPKNLDQEYRRRRMMNVERPMNEMQKRINASEKKHHAKRWMQWGIAASIVLLLGAGLAIWKARESAIPAPAIAELTPKTLVNIKPGATKAVLTTDDGTEVLLGTDEQKNRKVMQKIVSAASTSQAVRKLNLEVPRGGEFKIVLEDSTEVWLNSESKLIYPEAFSDKERRVAVVGEAYFKVKKEAKRPFLVETDGQLVKVYGTEFNIRSYSEDKQVYTTLLSGSISLSKADEKSGELMLTPGRQALFHKDNEEISVKNVNTDVVVSWRHGRFVFEEQNLEQIMQVLSRWYDFKYRFQDESLKQIVFMGSIPRYSELGTALTVLEKSGGLHFGMKGDAVVISHK; encoded by the coding sequence ATGATCAACGAAAGAGATGAGCATATCAGCCAGTTACTATACAAGCGTATAGTAGGTATTATTACGCCTGAAGAGCAAGGAGAACTTGATCTCTGGCTTAAAGAAAGAGAGGCTCACGAACAACTCTACAAACGCTTATTGGATCCAAAGAATCTTGATCAGGAGTACCGCAGAAGACGAATGATGAATGTGGAGCGTCCCATGAATGAGATGCAAAAACGCATTAATGCCAGTGAGAAGAAGCATCATGCTAAAAGATGGATGCAATGGGGTATAGCTGCTTCTATCGTTCTGCTGTTAGGAGCAGGGTTGGCTATCTGGAAAGCTCGAGAATCAGCTATCCCTGCGCCTGCTATAGCTGAACTTACTCCGAAAACGCTTGTAAATATTAAGCCGGGAGCGACGAAGGCCGTGTTGACAACCGATGATGGTACAGAGGTCCTATTGGGTACAGATGAACAAAAGAATCGGAAGGTAATGCAAAAAATTGTCTCTGCCGCATCGACATCGCAAGCAGTAAGAAAATTGAATTTGGAAGTTCCTCGTGGAGGAGAATTCAAGATTGTGCTCGAAGATAGCACTGAAGTGTGGCTTAATTCCGAATCGAAATTGATTTATCCCGAAGCATTTTCAGACAAAGAGCGACGAGTAGCTGTTGTTGGAGAAGCCTATTTTAAGGTGAAGAAGGAAGCAAAACGTCCTTTCTTGGTAGAGACAGACGGACAGCTCGTTAAAGTATATGGTACAGAATTCAATATCCGCTCCTATAGCGAAGATAAACAGGTGTATACAACTTTACTCTCAGGTAGTATCTCGCTGAGTAAGGCTGATGAGAAGAGTGGTGAGTTGATGCTTACTCCCGGTCGTCAGGCTCTGTTTCACAAGGATAATGAAGAAATTTCTGTTAAGAATGTCAATACAGATGTGGTGGTCAGTTGGCGTCATGGTCGTTTTGTCTTTGAAGAACAGAATCTGGAGCAGATTATGCAAGTGCTGAGTCGTTGGTATGATTTTAAATATCGCTTTCAAGATGAATCGTTGAAGCAGATTGTGTTTATGGGAAGTATCCCGCGTTACAGTGAATTAGGTACAGCTCTCACCGTGTTGGAAAAGAGTGGTGGGTTGCATTTTGGAATGAAAGGAGATGCGGTTGTCATCTCACATAAGTAA
- a CDS encoding alpha-glucuronidase, translating to MKKYLALLIGSFLSLALKAEKTDSLWFRNYTPQKAEVICKKHSPTLTIAASELRKAWQGIPVELRLQKGKEYKELGQEGFTIRTSADDQKIVLSSMGEEGILYGAYHLLRLQQTGELTSPLDIKESPSYKIRILNHWDNLDGTVERGYAGHSIWQWDKLPDVLSPRYTEYARANASIGINATVLNNVNASPQMLSTEYLQKVKALAEVFRPYKIKVYLSINFSSPAELGGLPTSDPLDAAVRCWWKKKADEIYKLIPDFGGFLVKANSEGLPGPQDFGRTHADGANMLADALKPHGGIVMWRAFVYSPGDSDRAKQAYQEFMPLDGQFRENVIIQVKNGPIDFQPREPFSPLFGAMKKTAVMPEFQITQEYLGFANHLVYLAPLWKECLESDTYQQGKGSTVARVTDGSIYPHQLTAIAAVANIGDDANWCGHPFAQANWYSFGRLAWNHELTSAQIADEWISQTFPKKDFLSKEKETCVPLNADSWKTLFLPRVRTMMLESREAAVDYMMPLGLHHQFAFGHHYGPQPWCDVPGARADWLPKYYHKADSAGIGFDRSSTGSNAVSQYQSPLCEEFDDVATCPENLLLWFHHVSWNYKMKSGRTLWDELCYTYDRGVQEARSFQKTWDMVKPFVDKARFDDVQRRLKIQTRDAVWWKDACLLYFQQFSRRPIPCDIERPIHDLDRLEKYHLKITNYENAFEGVGGQLLPSGHP from the coding sequence ATGAAAAAATATCTAGCCCTTCTGATAGGGAGTTTTTTATCTCTGGCGTTGAAAGCAGAGAAGACTGATAGCCTGTGGTTTAGAAATTATACTCCCCAGAAGGCTGAGGTGATTTGCAAAAAACATTCTCCTACATTGACGATTGCTGCTTCTGAACTTAGAAAGGCTTGGCAAGGAATACCTGTTGAACTTCGATTGCAAAAAGGAAAAGAGTATAAAGAGCTCGGGCAAGAAGGATTTACTATTCGTACATCTGCCGATGATCAGAAGATCGTTTTGAGTTCAATGGGTGAAGAAGGAATCCTTTATGGTGCTTACCATCTTCTCCGCCTGCAACAAACAGGAGAGCTGACTTCCCCTTTGGATATAAAAGAATCTCCTTCATATAAAATACGGATCCTAAACCATTGGGATAATCTTGACGGTACTGTGGAAAGGGGATATGCCGGACACTCTATCTGGCAATGGGATAAACTGCCCGATGTTCTTTCACCTCGTTATACGGAATATGCCCGTGCAAATGCTTCTATCGGAATAAATGCTACGGTGTTGAACAATGTTAATGCCAGTCCGCAAATGTTATCTACGGAGTATTTACAAAAAGTAAAAGCGCTAGCAGAAGTTTTTCGTCCTTATAAGATAAAAGTTTATCTATCCATTAATTTTTCTTCACCTGCTGAATTGGGCGGACTACCCACTTCTGATCCTTTAGATGCGGCTGTTCGTTGTTGGTGGAAAAAGAAGGCAGATGAGATTTATAAATTGATACCCGATTTCGGAGGCTTTTTGGTCAAGGCTAATTCGGAAGGATTACCCGGTCCTCAGGACTTCGGGCGTACACATGCCGACGGTGCTAATATGTTGGCAGATGCGTTGAAACCTCACGGTGGTATCGTGATGTGGAGAGCTTTTGTTTATAGTCCGGGTGATAGCGATCGTGCTAAGCAAGCTTATCAGGAATTTATGCCACTCGACGGGCAATTTAGAGAGAATGTTATTATACAGGTAAAGAACGGACCGATAGATTTTCAGCCTCGTGAACCTTTTAGCCCTTTATTTGGCGCCATGAAGAAGACAGCTGTGATGCCCGAATTTCAGATTACGCAGGAATATCTTGGTTTTGCCAATCATTTGGTTTATTTGGCACCACTCTGGAAAGAATGTTTAGAGAGTGACACCTATCAGCAAGGTAAAGGCTCTACGGTGGCGCGTGTAACGGATGGTTCTATCTATCCTCATCAACTTACCGCTATTGCAGCAGTAGCCAATATTGGCGATGATGCTAACTGGTGTGGTCATCCTTTTGCACAAGCTAACTGGTACTCTTTCGGTCGCTTGGCATGGAATCATGAGCTTACTTCGGCACAAATAGCAGATGAATGGATCAGTCAGACTTTTCCTAAAAAAGACTTCCTTAGCAAAGAGAAAGAAACCTGTGTCCCTTTAAATGCAGATTCATGGAAAACACTGTTTTTACCTCGGGTGCGTACAATGATGTTAGAGTCTCGTGAAGCAGCGGTTGATTATATGATGCCTTTAGGATTGCACCATCAATTTGCTTTTGGACACCATTACGGTCCACAACCTTGGTGCGATGTACCCGGAGCACGAGCCGACTGGTTGCCAAAGTATTATCACAAAGCAGATAGTGCAGGCATCGGATTTGATCGCAGCAGTACAGGTAGCAATGCCGTGTCGCAATATCAGTCGCCTTTGTGTGAAGAGTTCGATGATGTAGCCACTTGTCCCGAAAACCTTCTGCTATGGTTTCATCATGTATCTTGGAATTATAAGATGAAAAGCGGGCGTACCCTTTGGGATGAACTCTGCTATACTTATGATCGTGGGGTACAAGAAGCGCGTTCTTTCCAGAAAACTTGGGATATGGTGAAACCTTTTGTTGATAAAGCGAGATTTGATGATGTACAACGCCGCTTGAAAATTCAAACCAGAGATGCAGTCTGGTGGAAAGATGCCTGTTTGCTCTATTTTCAACAATTTAGTCGTCGACCCATTCCTTGCGATATAGAACGTCCTATCCATGACCTAGATCGTTTGGAAAAATATCATTTGAAGATCACAAACTATGAAAATGCTTTTGAGGGAGTAGGAGGGCAGCTTCTACCAAGCGGTCATCCTTGA
- the uxuA gene encoding mannonate dehydratase, protein MEKTWRWFGKNDKITLAMLRQIGVEGIVTALHQIPNGEVWSFEAISEMKTYIESFGLRWSVVESLPVSEAIKYAGSERDALIENYKLSLANLGRAGVKTVCYNFMPVIDWIRTDLTHAWADGTSSLYFDKIRFAYFDCCLLKREEAESDYTEDELRKVRELDAVITQAEKDELVDTIIVKTQGFVNGNIKEGDQNPVAIFNRLLELYKEIDRDALRENLHYFLSAIMPICEEWDINMCIHPDDPPYQMLGLPRIVTSEEDIAWFLQAVDNVHNGLTFCAGSLSAGLHNDVPALARRFAKRTHFVHLRSTNATPDGNFIEASHLEGRGHLVELVRIFEKERPNVPMRVDHGRLMLDDADKGYNPGYSFHGRMLALAQVEGMMAVVQDELLRQQ, encoded by the coding sequence ATGGAGAAGACTTGGAGATGGTTTGGCAAGAATGATAAAATAACTCTTGCTATGCTTAGACAAATAGGAGTAGAGGGTATTGTGACAGCTTTGCATCAGATACCTAATGGAGAAGTGTGGAGTTTTGAGGCTATTAGTGAGATGAAGACTTATATAGAATCTTTTGGCTTGCGATGGTCGGTGGTAGAGAGTCTGCCCGTCTCTGAGGCTATTAAGTATGCAGGAAGTGAACGTGATGCATTGATCGAAAATTATAAACTCAGCTTGGCTAATCTCGGGCGTGCAGGAGTGAAAACTGTTTGTTATAATTTTATGCCTGTCATAGATTGGATCCGTACCGATTTGACCCATGCGTGGGCAGACGGAACCTCTTCTCTCTATTTCGATAAAATACGTTTTGCCTATTTTGACTGTTGCCTGCTGAAACGTGAAGAGGCAGAATCCGATTACACTGAAGATGAACTCCGTAAGGTACGGGAACTGGATGCAGTCATCACACAAGCAGAGAAAGACGAGTTGGTAGATACGATCATTGTTAAGACGCAAGGCTTTGTGAATGGCAACATCAAAGAGGGCGATCAAAACCCCGTTGCTATCTTTAACCGTTTGCTTGAGTTGTATAAAGAGATTGATCGAGATGCTTTGAGAGAGAATTTGCACTATTTTCTCTCTGCCATCATGCCTATTTGTGAGGAGTGGGACATCAATATGTGCATTCATCCGGATGATCCTCCTTATCAGATGCTTGGTTTGCCTCGCATTGTAACAAGCGAAGAGGATATTGCCTGGTTTCTTCAAGCAGTAGACAATGTTCATAACGGATTAACCTTTTGTGCTGGTTCGCTTAGTGCTGGACTTCATAATGATGTACCTGCTCTGGCTCGTCGTTTTGCAAAGCGCACACATTTTGTTCACTTACGCAGCACCAATGCTACCCCTGACGGAAATTTTATTGAAGCTTCCCATTTAGAAGGGCGCGGCCATTTAGTCGAATTAGTACGTATTTTTGAGAAAGAACGTCCCAATGTGCCCATGCGTGTAGATCATGGCCGATTGATGCTCGATGATGCCGATAAAGGTTATAATCCAGGCTATTCTTTTCACGGTCGTATGCTTGCTTTAGCCCAGGTAGAAGGGATGATGGCTGTAGTGCAGGATGAACTTCTAAGGCAGCAATAA
- a CDS encoding TlpA disulfide reductase family protein, with the protein MKHLNLRKLLFITGGLICLSTVHAQLLKGTISAKGLESLQVAYAPDGDMTGCSYIGLKPDEMGTFSFDVDLPVQHCDVGLYVNNEIFGVHLEKGKTAIVHLQRNGDKYTAEFDGDNAKLSRYYSAYLQAFDIMKYFSADEKDSHPSQYYYDLLDREYATLKNQLSKLDDKQWHAYYAKLSEGMYTWSKLRILLDQSYEEEKKVTEYPYYNKAIAAIDPNDEMNIRNNLIFLWLGAIKESSEGKDAPYRSMDMVEKRVTNPAVRYCLTRYIAYSFFTFEAGTSDVEKFWARYQFFAKDYPQLIEQYSEKASSLEKIAQNSAIPYDPVMSRPDGTTCKLSDLFGSFIYIDVWATWCVPCRKEIPHLEKLVEHFAGNNKIQIISISIDEKRDPWLKMLNRDKPKWPQFILSPEEEQKFMDAWGIAGIPRFIMIDKEGRIFSADAIRPSNGEIISTLEKQL; encoded by the coding sequence ATGAAACATTTAAACTTACGTAAATTATTATTTATAACTGGCGGACTGATATGTCTATCTACGGTCCATGCACAGTTATTAAAAGGTACGATATCTGCCAAGGGCCTTGAGAGTCTACAGGTGGCGTATGCACCTGATGGCGATATGACAGGCTGCTCATATATCGGCTTGAAACCCGATGAAATGGGCACTTTTAGTTTCGATGTCGATCTTCCTGTGCAACATTGCGATGTAGGTCTTTATGTAAATAATGAGATCTTTGGGGTGCATTTGGAGAAAGGAAAAACTGCCATTGTTCATCTGCAGCGGAATGGAGATAAATATACGGCCGAATTTGATGGTGATAACGCTAAGCTTAGTCGTTACTATAGTGCCTATTTACAGGCATTTGACATTATGAAATATTTTTCGGCAGACGAAAAAGATAGTCACCCCTCTCAATATTATTATGATCTGTTGGATCGTGAGTATGCTACTTTAAAAAATCAATTGTCGAAGTTGGACGATAAGCAATGGCATGCTTATTATGCAAAGCTTTCTGAAGGGATGTATACATGGAGTAAGCTGCGTATCTTACTCGATCAATCATACGAGGAAGAAAAGAAAGTTACTGAATATCCTTACTACAACAAAGCTATAGCAGCAATTGACCCCAATGATGAAATGAATATTCGCAATAATCTTATCTTTCTGTGGCTTGGGGCTATTAAGGAGTCGAGTGAAGGTAAAGATGCTCCTTACCGTAGTATGGATATGGTAGAAAAGCGGGTGACTAATCCTGCTGTGCGTTATTGTTTGACCCGCTATATTGCTTATTCTTTCTTTACTTTTGAAGCAGGAACATCGGACGTTGAGAAATTCTGGGCACGCTACCAATTTTTCGCCAAAGACTATCCACAGCTTATTGAACAGTATAGTGAAAAGGCATCTTCTTTAGAGAAAATAGCTCAAAACAGCGCTATTCCTTATGATCCTGTGATGTCTAGACCGGACGGGACTACATGCAAGTTATCAGATTTATTTGGCTCGTTTATCTATATTGATGTCTGGGCTACTTGGTGTGTACCATGCCGCAAGGAGATTCCTCACCTTGAGAAATTAGTTGAGCATTTTGCAGGAAACAATAAAATACAAATTATCAGTATTTCTATTGATGAAAAGCGTGATCCTTGGTTGAAGATGTTGAATAGAGATAAACCTAAATGGCCCCAATTTATTCTCTCACCTGAGGAAGAACAAAAATTCATGGATGCTTGGGGCATCGCTGGTATTCCCCGCTTCATTATGATTGATAAAGAAGGACGTATCTTCTCTGCAGATGCTATCCGTCCATCAAATGGGGAAATTATAAGTACCCTTGAGAAGCAACTGTGA